One Acidobacteriota bacterium genomic window carries:
- a CDS encoding Gfo/Idh/MocA family oxidoreductase, whose protein sequence is MTEEVHIGLVGCGLFGQSHMMAYRGVHGAKVVAIFDTVREKAEEIARNFDIPHVCASVEELCRDPDVQAVDVVTPEQAHRLPVISALECSKAVFVEKPFAESLEDCDAMIQTAEKLNGILMVGHILRFETRYALLKEEVESGRLGKVISMYSRRNRPKSLMAKYGRSHPAIINAIHDIDLMLWYAGDQIRRVRGYTRNHSGGVNPDTFWGVLEFGGGTLGIVEVQWPLPDQGGVILDDVFQLVGEHGVGNLNLFPSGLNLWRDDGFQIPDSSYDPRVRGSARGALRDELEYFCSCVRNRRRPDIVTPQEARNAVRVAVALIESANAEHDIQIGD, encoded by the coding sequence ATGACGGAAGAGGTTCATATAGGTCTTGTCGGCTGCGGGCTTTTTGGCCAGAGCCACATGATGGCATATCGCGGCGTGCATGGCGCCAAAGTGGTCGCCATTTTTGACACGGTTCGCGAGAAGGCAGAAGAGATTGCAAGGAATTTTGATATTCCGCACGTCTGCGCAAGCGTCGAGGAGCTTTGCCGCGATCCTGATGTGCAGGCGGTTGATGTGGTTACTCCGGAACAGGCGCATCGGTTGCCAGTAATTTCAGCGCTTGAGTGCAGCAAGGCGGTCTTTGTCGAAAAGCCTTTTGCTGAGTCTCTCGAAGATTGCGACGCCATGATCCAGACTGCCGAGAAGCTAAATGGCATCCTAATGGTTGGGCACATCCTAAGGTTTGAAACTCGGTACGCGTTGTTAAAGGAGGAGGTGGAGTCCGGCAGGCTCGGCAAGGTGATTTCGATGTATTCTCGGCGAAACCGACCGAAATCGCTGATGGCAAAATACGGCCGGAGTCATCCGGCCATCATCAACGCGATTCATGACATAGACCTTATGTTATGGTACGCGGGTGACCAGATCCGACGCGTCCGCGGCTACACCCGCAACCACTCCGGAGGCGTCAACCCGGACACCTTCTGGGGAGTTCTGGAATTTGGCGGAGGGACGCTGGGTATCGTAGAAGTTCAATGGCCGCTTCCGGATCAGGGGGGTGTGATCCTCGACGACGTCTTCCAACTTGTTGGGGAGCACGGCGTGGGCAATCTGAACCTTTTTCCCTCCGGCCTCAACCTTTGGCGCGATGACGGTTTTCAAATCCCTGATTCAAGTTATGATCCGCGCGTCAGGGGCTCCGCACGAGGAGCCTTGCGCGATGAACTTGAATACTTCTGCAGTTGTGTCCGTAATCGGCGGCGACCTGACATCGTTACACCACAGGAGGCACGGAATGCCGTGCGTGTGGCCGTAGCCCTGATCGAATCCGCAAACGCTGAACACGATATTCAAATCGGAGATTGA
- a CDS encoding MBL fold metallo-hydrolase, protein MRLSERVYLVGGGTLGFSLSEEHDCHVYVIDGGSALTLIDAGAGITIEPILQNMRFDGLDPQRLNYLILTHAHSDHAGAACEWRNRFGVEVVASREAAEYLSKGDEERVSLSIAKKGGFYPDDYVFRACPVAHILKEEDVFRIGDIELRVLETPGHCSGMLSLILNEGGRAILFPGDTVFHDGKLLMTNVWDCDLQLYARSIEKLARQKVDSLLPGHLTIAMQHGDRHIQKAWNTLERLSLPPNII, encoded by the coding sequence ATGCGTCTTTCCGAACGGGTTTATCTGGTGGGCGGTGGTACTCTCGGTTTCAGCTTGTCAGAAGAGCATGACTGCCATGTCTACGTGATCGACGGTGGCAGCGCGTTGACTCTGATTGATGCTGGGGCAGGCATTACTATCGAGCCAATACTGCAAAACATGCGGTTCGACGGTCTCGACCCTCAACGGCTCAACTACCTAATCTTGACGCATGCACACTCCGACCACGCAGGAGCAGCATGCGAATGGCGGAACCGTTTTGGGGTTGAAGTGGTGGCGTCCCGGGAGGCAGCTGAATACCTCAGCAAGGGCGACGAGGAGCGCGTCAGTCTTAGCATCGCGAAAAAAGGAGGATTTTATCCTGACGATTACGTATTCCGTGCCTGCCCCGTTGCCCATATTCTCAAGGAGGAAGACGTCTTCAGGATTGGCGACATCGAGCTGCGAGTCCTTGAAACGCCCGGTCATTGCTCCGGCATGCTCTCGCTCATCTTGAATGAGGGCGGAAGAGCTATTCTCTTCCCCGGAGATACCGTTTTCCATGACGGCAAGCTTTTGATGACTAATGTTTGGGACTGCGACCTGCAGCTATACGCTCGAAGCATCGAGAAGCTCGCCAGGCAGAAAGTGGATTCACTACTTCCGGGGCACCTTACGATCGCCATGCAACACGGAGATCGCCACATTCAGAAAGCCTGGAATACACTTGAAAGATTATCCTTACCACCGAATATCATCTGA